A region from the Mucilaginibacter sp. CSA2-8R genome encodes:
- a CDS encoding ABC transporter permease, producing the protein MLKNYFKVAWRGLMRNFSFSIINILGLSIGMASAILILLWVQNEMSHDRFHANKDRLYRLNNRDSFNGEVWAWPTTPKAMVPALKQEYPDVEDAVRTNDAKFLFTIGDKHINLDGIFTDPGFLTTFSFPMVQGKTDALKGNYNIVLTQKGAKKLFGDENAMGKVVRLDSTDNFTVAGVLEDLPNNTVFDFDYLLPWAYMKKLGWDDAYWGNNSIRSYVVLKLGVKQANFDKKIDNITIKHRNKSDGGNTTHVFTQLFSDTWLYSKSENGKYVAGRITMVRLFTVIAGFILLIACINFMNLSTARSEKRAKEVGIRKAVGAPRRLLVMQFIGESVMLAFFAGVIAIISVELCLPAFNNLVSKDIYIPFANPVYWLVAIGFIVFTGLLAGSYPALYLSAFKPVKVLKGTFKAANAQVTPRKILVVIQFTFAIALVICTVIVVKQIKHAQERDTGYVKDNLIYVPLQGDISKHYDLIKNELLRKGIATAVTKSMSGITNRNSDGWGFSWPGSTENDKKLDFVRMASDADFVKAMGVKLVQGRDIDIKAYPADSTAILLNETAVKAMRLTNPLGQIVKSDGHNWRVVGIIKDFIYESPYEKVQQLIVFGPQAWFNGMHIKLNNQKPVAQNLAEAEQVFKESNPNYPFEYKFIDDEYARKFKNEKRIGSLAGLFAGLTIFISCLGLFGLSTYMAENRIKEIGVRKVLGASVINITALLSRDFMKLVVISILVASPIAWWMMNSWLQDYNYKISISVWVFAIAGLGAMSIALLTISFQSVKAAMANPIKNLRSE; encoded by the coding sequence CGCAATTTTAGTTTCTCTATAATCAACATTTTAGGGTTGTCTATTGGCATGGCCAGCGCTATACTAATTTTACTTTGGGTGCAAAACGAAATGAGCCATGATCGTTTTCACGCTAACAAAGATCGCCTGTATAGGCTAAACAACCGCGATAGTTTTAACGGTGAGGTATGGGCCTGGCCAACCACGCCTAAGGCCATGGTGCCAGCGCTCAAACAAGAATACCCCGACGTAGAGGATGCTGTGAGGACAAACGATGCCAAGTTTTTGTTTACTATTGGCGATAAGCACATTAATCTCGATGGCATTTTCACCGACCCTGGTTTCCTGACTACGTTTTCGTTCCCGATGGTGCAGGGAAAAACTGATGCGCTTAAAGGCAATTACAATATTGTGCTTACCCAAAAAGGGGCTAAAAAGCTTTTTGGCGACGAAAATGCGATGGGTAAGGTTGTGCGTCTGGATAGTACTGATAATTTTACCGTGGCCGGCGTACTGGAAGACCTACCCAACAATACCGTATTTGATTTTGACTACTTGCTGCCTTGGGCTTACATGAAAAAGCTGGGATGGGATGACGCCTATTGGGGCAACAACTCTATAAGAAGTTATGTGGTATTGAAGCTTGGGGTAAAACAGGCCAACTTTGATAAAAAGATAGATAATATCACCATTAAACATCGTAACAAGAGCGATGGCGGCAACACCACCCATGTATTTACCCAATTGTTTAGCGACACGTGGTTGTATTCAAAATCTGAAAATGGAAAATATGTAGCTGGCCGGATCACTATGGTGAGGTTATTTACCGTTATTGCCGGGTTTATTTTATTAATTGCCTGTATAAATTTCATGAACCTGAGTACCGCACGCAGCGAAAAGCGGGCTAAAGAAGTGGGCATTCGGAAGGCCGTAGGGGCACCCAGGCGCTTACTGGTAATGCAGTTTATCGGCGAGAGTGTTATGCTGGCATTTTTTGCAGGCGTTATTGCCATCATATCAGTAGAGCTTTGTTTGCCAGCTTTTAACAATTTAGTTAGCAAAGACATTTATATTCCTTTTGCCAACCCTGTTTATTGGCTGGTAGCTATTGGTTTCATAGTGTTTACGGGTTTGCTTGCAGGCAGCTATCCAGCTCTTTACTTATCGGCGTTTAAACCGGTTAAGGTTTTAAAGGGTACCTTTAAAGCGGCCAATGCACAAGTAACACCACGTAAAATATTAGTAGTTATTCAGTTTACCTTTGCCATAGCTTTGGTGATTTGTACCGTCATTGTGGTTAAGCAAATTAAGCACGCGCAAGAACGTGATACCGGTTATGTAAAAGATAACTTGATTTATGTGCCGCTCCAAGGCGACATCAGCAAGCACTACGATTTAATTAAAAATGAGTTGCTTCGAAAAGGAATTGCTACAGCCGTTACAAAGTCCATGTCTGGCATAACTAACCGCAACAGTGATGGCTGGGGTTTTAGCTGGCCAGGCAGTACAGAAAACGATAAAAAATTAGATTTTGTAAGAATGGCTTCGGATGCTGACTTTGTAAAGGCTATGGGCGTAAAGCTGGTTCAGGGTCGAGATATTGATATCAAAGCTTACCCGGCCGATTCTACAGCAATACTGCTTAACGAAACTGCGGTAAAAGCTATGCGATTAACTAATCCGCTGGGGCAGATTGTAAAAAGCGACGGCCACAATTGGCGCGTCGTGGGGATAATAAAGGATTTTATTTACGAGTCGCCTTACGAAAAAGTGCAGCAACTGATCGTGTTTGGTCCGCAAGCCTGGTTTAACGGCATGCACATCAAACTCAATAACCAAAAGCCTGTGGCTCAAAATCTGGCCGAAGCCGAACAAGTATTCAAAGAGAGCAACCCTAATTATCCGTTTGAATACAAGTTTATTGATGACGAGTATGCTCGTAAATTTAAAAACGAAAAAAGGATCGGTTCGCTGGCAGGGTTGTTTGCCGGATTAACCATCTTTATATCCTGTCTGGGCTTGTTTGGTCTGTCAACTTACATGGCCGAAAACCGCATTAAAGAGATAGGTGTGCGTAAAGTACTTGGTGCCTCGGTTATTAACATTACCGCCCTGCTATCACGCGACTTTATGAAACTGGTAGTTATCTCCATACTGGTTGCATCGCCTATTGCCTGGTGGATGATGAATAGCTGGCTGCAGGATTATAACTACAAAATCAGCATTAGCGTTTGGGTATTTGCTATAGCCGGATTGGGTGCTATGAGTATTGCGTTATTGACTATAAGCTTTCAATCTGTTAAGGCTGCTATGGCTAACCCCATTAAAAACTTGAGGAGCGAGTAA